The Candidatus Zixiibacteriota bacterium genome contains the following window.
CAAGACCGATGACCCGGACCTGGTCCGCCTGGAAATCTACTACCAAATCCACCATCGCGGACTGACATTCTCTCTCAGCGGCGAGAACTACACCGCGCGCTACGAGCTTACGGTCACGGTGACGGGCAAGGACGGGCGGCAGATTCAGTCGTTCACCCGCGACCGGCAGATTGTCCTGGGCGCCGACGAGGAAGCGCGCACCAGGATTGACTTCCGCACTAGCCAGATCAATATTGATCTGGCGCCGGGCAAGTACCAGGTCAGTTTCGAGATGAAAGACCAGACCTCCGGACGCCAGAGTCACCGGGAGATGGATGTGGATTTAAACTCGTTGATCGGCAAGCCGCCGCAAATATCGGAAATCGAATTCGCCCAGGCGTTCCAGCAGGGAAACGGGCAGGAGAGCGTTTTTTCCAAGGGTGACATCCTGGTCGTGCCGTCGGTGCACCGCACCTTCGGAGCGGTAGCCGGTGACCGAATCGCGTACTACTTCGAGGTGTATCCCGGCGACGAGGACTCCGAGAAGGTGGTTTTGGAGACCAAGGTACGGCACTATCGCCGAGGAATGGTTTACCGCGACACTCTGCATCTTTCTATAGGCCGCGAGCCGGAACGGCAGCTTCGGGAGATATCGCTCGACCGGATGCTTCCGGGCGAGTATGAACTGGTCATATCGTTGCTCGGCCGGCGTAATAAGAAGCTGGCTGCCAGGGATCAGATGTTTCGCATCGCCTGGACACAGGATGGGATGATCCGCAACGACTGGAAAGCGGTGGTGCGGCAGCTCGAGCTGTTTGCGGAGGATGTTGATGTCGGCGACATGGAAAAGCTGGAAACTGTGGAAGAACGGATAAAGGCCTTCGACCAGTTCTGGCTGGAGCGTGACCCCACCGATGGCACGCCCGAAAACGAAGCGAAAACGGCCTTTTACTATCGCGTGCGAATTGCCAACGAACGGTTCGGTGTCATGCAGCGCGAGGGCTGGCGGACCGACCGGGGCCG
Protein-coding sequences here:
- a CDS encoding GWxTD domain-containing protein, whose product is MVRNLTVRTTVAAMALFLLVPSVVAQFGYPEGKIETFDDHLLADYAYFKTDDPDLVRLEIYYQIHHRGLTFSLSGENYTARYELTVTVTGKDGRQIQSFTRDRQIVLGADEEARTRIDFRTSQINIDLAPGKYQVSFEMKDQTSGRQSHREMDVDLNSLIGKPPQISEIEFAQAFQQGNGQESVFSKGDILVVPSVHRTFGAVAGDRIAYYFEVYPGDEDSEKVVLETKVRHYRRGMVYRDTLHLSIGREPERQLREISLDRMLPGEYELVISLLGRRNKKLAARDQMFRIAWTQDGMIRNDWKAVVRQLELFAEDVDVGDMEKLETVEERIKAFDQFWLERDPTDGTPENEAKTAFYYRVRIANERFGVMQREGWRTDRGRIYIQYGEPDYLVNEPFSPDRRPYQVWYYTSISPNRRFLFIDENEDGDYRLQYPYDGLGTTVGF